Proteins from one Cryptomeria japonica chromosome 4, Sugi_1.0, whole genome shotgun sequence genomic window:
- the LOC131030775 gene encoding uncharacterized protein LOC131030775 produces the protein MWRLKQLMPSRGALEGKTVEVGTLKLQIRSTIAEGGFSCVYLAVAREAGKQYAVKHIICNDEESLDLVKKEVAVLKALRSHPNVVRLHAQTVYDLGRTKECFLVLDFCDKALNNVLENRGSGYFDEKQILLIFRDVCNAVCAMHSLSPPIAHRDLKAENVLMGADGLWKLCDFGSTSTNHKRFERPEEMGIEEDIIRKHTTPAYRAPEMWDLYRRELISEKVDVWALGCLLYRIAYLKSAFDGESKLQILNGNYRIPELPKYSSSLTDLIKDMLTAAPEARPDIMQIWCRVNELLPFELRKPNPDRPSSMPASEVHAPPPADVRDHVPTRRAPPQPSRSPPPPPSSKDQDHRSSPVQQDSKAVQGSNSGSALGAFWSTQYAQESGFIDEKIPSFDKDPGIEGTFKQRSQSPDTHAKQDSASASQEHFSKTAHLLKKSGVSNFMKKLPGSSQSTAGKVLDDVKSDTQNFNSEDTDENGEYSTRSKASATKTLASDSDLPFRDDSFNAFVAEFDYNKSTSGTTLSEGENLQAEVNRLKEELGRLRIEKTEITSKYEKLTAICRSQRQEIQELKQALSMGAAQNASAFNKDQMQRPGPGSLQSGNQLQEKIEGSIWELQDGITSNNLPTKVLGSKGWQAFSEAQPTNLSNIQPSAARMSSQAPSGGNANIDNTVMGSNGYQRQQHGSSASITGGDDTWGFVQDKFSSISNINNLQTSKLSSQASSQDDSRGNPAVPNSNVSKSVGRSVRTSTHSQPAGWAGF, from the exons atgTGGCGATTGAAGCAATTGATGCCCAGCAGGGGAGCGCTGGAAGGGAAAACGGTGGAAGTGGGGACGCTGAAGCTTCAGATTCGTAGTACCATAGCGGAAGGAGGGTTCTCCTGCGTCTATCTGGCGGTGGCCAGGGAGGCTGGGAAGCAGTACGCGGTCAAACACATAATCTGCAACGATGAGGAGTCTCTGGATCTAGTCAAGAAGGAGGTGGCAGTCCTGAAGGCCCTGCGTTCTCATCCCAACGTAGTGCGCCTCCACGCGCAGACGGTCTACGATTTGGGCAGAACGAAGGAGTGTTTTCTCGTGCTCGATTTCTGCGACAAGGCGTTGAACAATGTGCTCGAAAATAGGGGCTCTGGCTACTTCGATGAAAAGCAGATCCTTCTTATCTTTCGTGATGTTTGCAATGCTGTCTGTGCTATGCATTCGCTATCACCTCCAATTGCGCACAG GGATCTGAAAGCTGAAAATGTTCTAATGGGTGCTGATGGACTTTGGAAGCTGTGTGATTTTGGCAGCACATCCACAAATCACAAACGATTTGAAAGGCCTGAGGAAATGGGAATTGAAGAAGACATCATTCGGAAGCACACAACTCCAGCTTATAGAGCACCAGAA ATGTGGGATCTCTACAGAAGGGAGCTCATAAGTGAGAAGGTTGATGTTTGG GCTCTTGGATGCTTACTATATAGGATCGCTTATTTAAAGTCTGCTTTTGATGGAGAGTCGAAGTTACAAATATTGAATGGAAACTACCGCATTCCTGAGTTGCCAAAATACAGTTCATCATTGACTGACTTGATCAAGGACATGCTGACAGCTGCTCCGGAAGCAAGACCGGACATCATGCAG ATATGGTGTCGTGTGAATGAACTTCTACCTTTTGAGCTGCGCAAACCAAATCCAGATAGGCCATCGTCTATGCCTGCATCTGAGGTGCATGCTCCTCCTCCTGCAGATGTCCGAGACCATG TTCCAACAAGGAGAGCTCCACCACAACCATCTAGATCGCCTCCCCCTCCACCTTCTTCAAAAGATCAAGATCATCGATCATCACCGGTGCAACAGGACTCAAAGGCAGTGCAAGGCAGCAATAGTGGGAGTGCTTTGGGTGCATTTTGGTCAACACAGTATGCACAGGAATCTGGGTTTATTGATGAAAAAATCCCTTCATTTGATAAGGATCCTGGAATTGAAGGTACCTTTAAGCAGAGGTCACAAAGCCCCGACACTCATGCAAAGCAAGATTCTGCAAGCGCTTCACAGGAACATTTCTCCAAAACTGCACATCTTTTGAAGAAAAGTGGTGTGTCAAACTTTATGAAAAAATTGCCTGGGTCATCACAATCAACAGCTGGGAAAGTATTAGATGATGTTAAGTCAGATACACAGAATTTTAACTCTGAGGATACTGATGAGAATGGGGAATACTCAACTCGCTCCAAGGCATCTGCAACAAAGACTTTAGCTTCAGATTCTGACTTGCCTTTCCGGGAtgattcattcaatgcatttgtgGCAGAATTTGATTACAACAAATCTACATCTGGAACTACTTTGTCTGAGGGAGAAAATTTACAAGCAGAAGTAAACAGATTAAAAGAAGAGTTGGGACGGTTGCGCATAGAGAAAACAGAAATaacatcaaaatatgaaaaattgaCAGCTATCTGTCGTTCCCAAAGGCAAGAGATCCAAGAGTTGAAACAAGCTTTGTCTATGGGAGCTGCTCAGAATGCTTCAGCATTCAACAAAGATCAGATGCAACGTCCAGGCCCTGGAAGCTTGCAGTCAGGCAATCAG CTACAAGAAAAGATAGAGGGTTCTATTTGGGAACTGCAAGACGGCATTACCTCCAATAACTTACCAACAAAGGTGCTTGGCTCAAAAGGATGGCAAGCATTTTCAGAGGCACAACCAACTAATTTGTCAAATATCCAACCATCTGCTGCAAGAATGTCAAGTCAAGCCCCCAGTGGAGGGAATGCCAATATTGATAACACGGTGATGGGTTCAAATGGGTACCAACGTCAACAGCATGGGAGCAGTGCTAGCATCACCGGAGGTGATGATACTTGGGGTTTTGTTCAGGACAAATTTTCTTCAATCAGTAACATTAATAACCTTCAAACATCTAAATTGTCTAGCCAGGCTAGCTCCCAAGATGATAGCAGAGGAAATCCAGCAGTTCCCAATTCAAATGTTTCCAAATCTGTGGGCCGCAGTGTACGGACTTCGACTCACTCCCAACCTGCAGGATGGGCTGGTTTTTGA